One genomic region from Candidatus Hydrogenedens sp. encodes:
- a CDS encoding penicillin-binding transpeptidase domain-containing protein produces the protein MFGRLIKKSPFDIEDDSPRIISIDRIAYLQLILWMMFCIIIVRLVIVCFFPKTIVKKSALSHSGKIVRENPRGSIYDRAQNLLAYSVYTPSLFCSPADILYPDEMAEMVSKKLGLDYELVRQKMIQTDKAGNKLRYVLIQRAVENLSKAELEDFISKLNKWHDKKYKESQKKDENKLTLWQEILFYLRDKPDEDPIMQKRGKPLFIKYEWLRQYPHQDVGGNIIGFVARNDSKDGGRIAGMDGIERDWDRYLYADPTEITGRKTGNGFILPSTSQEQQGQCPGANLELTIDLEIQHVLEKELDKRIIECNASDGMGIIMNPYTGAILAMASRPSYDPNLPETRQGDALKNKVLYELIEPGSTFKVITASAGLEKGGFTKDTIINCEGGSYRVGNKVIRDVHGMGAVPFWKCFEQSSNVGFVKVGQKVGLDTLREYVKKFGFGTKALSDISTERIGAISTNRAETTLSSMSIGYAVNVTPIQLARAYAVIANGGYLVDPYLVEKAVLPSGEVIYEHKAESFTRVIQPETAETIRTLCHQVVLKGTGKSANIPQYKVGGKTGTAHTARPRSEGGGYDPNKIISVFSGFAPVTNPKIVAVIVIRYPMSKIKYGGYVCGPVFKNVVYYTLTRLKVPPDPVPLELLKQDGFIAENSVEKDNDALYFESIEPQWINEILTDEPSMPVNEKATDSLFADTGKKSPNKKAEEKVKPSIPVNPLSEEELIKMAKESETLPNLLGLTKHQALNVLTALKIEYECNGYGRVISQIPFPGAPLENVDVCQLNFSGVVEDEMKKTSVTAKE, from the coding sequence ATGTTTGGGAGGTTAATTAAAAAATCACCATTCGATATTGAAGATGATAGTCCACGAATAATATCAATTGATAGAATTGCTTACCTGCAACTAATTTTATGGATGATGTTTTGTATTATTATTGTTCGGCTTGTTATTGTGTGTTTTTTCCCAAAAACAATTGTTAAAAAATCTGCTCTCTCTCATTCTGGGAAAATAGTGCGTGAGAATCCACGGGGTTCAATATATGATAGAGCCCAAAATTTACTTGCCTATTCTGTTTATACCCCTTCTTTATTTTGTTCACCTGCAGATATCCTGTATCCCGATGAAATGGCAGAAATGGTTTCAAAAAAATTAGGTTTGGATTATGAATTAGTCCGACAAAAGATGATTCAAACGGATAAGGCTGGAAATAAATTGCGGTACGTGCTTATTCAACGAGCCGTTGAGAATCTTTCAAAAGCAGAATTGGAAGATTTTATTAGTAAACTTAATAAATGGCATGATAAGAAATATAAAGAGTCGCAAAAGAAAGACGAAAACAAGTTAACACTATGGCAGGAGATTCTATTTTATTTAAGGGACAAGCCAGATGAAGACCCAATTATGCAAAAAAGAGGCAAACCCCTTTTTATAAAATATGAATGGCTTCGTCAATACCCACATCAAGATGTAGGCGGAAATATTATTGGATTTGTGGCAAGAAATGATAGTAAGGATGGGGGACGGATTGCTGGCATGGATGGAATAGAACGAGATTGGGACCGCTATTTATACGCAGACCCAACTGAAATAACAGGTAGAAAGACAGGTAATGGATTTATTCTTCCATCAACATCTCAAGAACAACAAGGACAATGTCCAGGGGCTAATTTAGAACTTACAATAGATTTAGAAATTCAACATGTTTTAGAAAAAGAATTAGATAAAAGGATTATCGAGTGCAATGCTTCTGATGGGATGGGAATTATTATGAATCCATACACAGGAGCAATATTAGCTATGGCTTCTCGACCTTCGTACGACCCAAATCTCCCAGAAACAAGACAGGGTGATGCACTTAAAAATAAGGTGCTTTACGAATTGATAGAGCCTGGTTCTACATTTAAAGTAATTACTGCAAGTGCAGGTTTAGAAAAAGGTGGTTTTACAAAAGATACTATTATTAACTGCGAAGGTGGAAGTTATCGAGTTGGGAATAAAGTAATCCGCGACGTCCACGGTATGGGGGCAGTTCCTTTCTGGAAGTGCTTTGAACAATCCAGTAACGTCGGTTTTGTTAAAGTGGGACAGAAAGTCGGTTTAGACACTCTAAGAGAATATGTTAAAAAATTTGGTTTTGGTACAAAAGCACTTAGTGACATATCTACCGAACGAATAGGAGCAATCTCAACCAACAGAGCTGAAACAACATTGAGTTCAATGTCTATTGGTTATGCTGTTAATGTCACACCTATTCAATTAGCACGAGCTTATGCTGTGATAGCAAATGGTGGTTATTTAGTGGATCCTTATCTTGTTGAAAAGGCAGTTCTCCCTTCGGGTGAAGTGATATATGAACATAAAGCGGAGTCTTTTACAAGAGTTATTCAACCAGAAACTGCGGAAACTATAAGAACATTATGCCATCAGGTTGTTCTTAAAGGAACAGGGAAATCTGCAAATATCCCTCAATATAAAGTCGGGGGAAAAACAGGTACCGCTCACACCGCACGACCGAGAAGCGAAGGAGGCGGTTACGACCCCAATAAAATTATTTCGGTCTTTTCTGGTTTTGCTCCAGTAACAAATCCCAAAATTGTAGCAGTCATTGTTATACGTTATCCAATGTCAAAAATTAAGTACGGTGGATATGTTTGCGGTCCTGTATTTAAAAATGTAGTTTATTACACTCTAACACGGCTAAAAGTTCCCCCAGACCCTGTACCTCTTGAATTACTCAAACAAGATGGTTTTATAGCAGAAAATAGCGTTGAAAAAGATAACGACGCCTTATATTTTGAAAGTATTGAACCACAATGGATTAATGAAATCTTAACAGATGAACCTTCTATGCCAGTAAATGAAAAAGCCACTGACTCCTTGTTTGCAGACACGGGAAAAAAATCCCCTAATAAAAAGGCAGAGGAAAAAGTAAAACCTTCAATCCCTGTAAATCCATTATCTGAAGAAGAACTCATAAAAATGGCTAAAGAATCTGAAACATTGCCGAATCTTTTAGGATTAACTAAACATCAAGCGTTGAATGTATTGACCGCATTAAAGATTGAATATGAATGTAATGGCTATGGAAGAGTTATTTCCCAGATTCCATTCCCAGGAGCACCTTTAGAAAATGTTGATGTGTGTCAACTAAATTTTTCTGGTGTCGTAGAAGATGAAATGAAAAAGACATCAGTAACCGCAAAGGAATAG
- a CDS encoding UDP-N-acetylmuramoyl-L-alanyl-D-glutamate--2,6-diaminopimelate ligase, with translation MNLRDIVQRWKLNSSLPIPEKEVRGITENSKKVQEGCIFVAIRGEHSDGSIYIPEVIEKGAIAVISSATPPEEWAFLLAQRQIPYFIHETPRQLLGEIAHFIAGDPTKSMVVIGITGTNGKTSTTFLIESILKEAGISVARFGTLGYNFGDQQIDAIHTTPFNEDLVALFSRAKQQGITHVVMEVSSHALAQDRVSGIHFTIGAFTNLTQDHLDFHKTMEDYLKAKLRLFEILPSDGGIGVVNASDSYADYFIKATNAKCVTYGLKGDYVAKDIEGSMKETKFLLRTPFGEIDVKLNLIGRHNVFNALCATAVAGEIGIPLKDIQRGIKNLKCVPGRFEIIDEGQDFTVVVDYAHTEDGLNHVLQTARNLTKGKLIVVFGCGGDRDKTKRPKMGAVSAKWADIVILTSDNPRTEDPKRILLDIEVGVQKMGKDKGDNYFVIENREEAIEFALSKAKPNDIVIIAGKGHEPYQIIGTQRFPFDDREVARKLLKGK, from the coding sequence ATGAATCTTCGGGATATTGTTCAGCGTTGGAAACTAAATTCCTCACTACCCATTCCAGAAAAAGAGGTAAGAGGAATAACCGAGAATTCAAAAAAAGTACAGGAAGGATGTATTTTTGTTGCTATTCGTGGGGAACATTCTGATGGTAGTATTTACATCCCTGAAGTTATAGAAAAAGGAGCAATCGCCGTTATCAGTTCTGCCACACCTCCCGAAGAGTGGGCTTTTTTATTAGCACAGAGACAAATACCCTATTTCATTCATGAAACTCCACGACAGCTCTTAGGTGAAATCGCTCATTTCATTGCAGGTGACCCGACAAAATCAATGGTTGTTATTGGTATTACTGGAACAAATGGAAAAACAAGCACGACCTTTTTAATCGAAAGCATCTTAAAGGAGGCAGGCATCTCTGTAGCCCGTTTTGGAACCCTTGGCTACAATTTTGGAGACCAACAGATAGATGCAATTCATACCACACCTTTTAATGAAGATTTAGTTGCACTCTTCTCCAGAGCAAAACAGCAGGGTATTACCCATGTGGTGATGGAGGTTAGCAGTCATGCACTTGCACAAGACCGAGTTTCTGGAATCCATTTTACAATTGGTGCTTTTACAAATTTGACGCAAGACCATCTGGACTTTCATAAAACGATGGAAGATTACCTAAAAGCAAAACTCCGACTCTTTGAAATATTACCTTCTGATGGAGGCATCGGTGTCGTAAATGCCTCAGATTCGTATGCCGATTATTTTATAAAAGCAACGAATGCCAAATGTGTTACATATGGCTTAAAAGGCGACTATGTTGCAAAAGATATAGAAGGTAGTATGAAAGAAACAAAGTTTCTTCTTCGTACTCCTTTCGGGGAGATAGATGTAAAACTTAATCTTATCGGTAGACATAACGTTTTTAATGCACTTTGTGCTACCGCAGTTGCAGGAGAAATAGGCATTCCATTAAAGGATATACAAAGAGGTATTAAAAACTTAAAATGTGTCCCTGGAAGGTTTGAAATAATTGATGAAGGACAAGATTTTACTGTTGTTGTCGATTATGCCCACACGGAAGATGGCTTAAATCACGTCCTACAAACAGCGAGAAATTTAACCAAAGGAAAACTAATTGTTGTTTTTGGATGTGGTGGTGACCGAGATAAAACCAAAAGACCTAAGATGGGGGCGGTTTCCGCAAAATGGGCTGACATCGTCATTCTTACCTCTGATAATCCCAGAACCGAAGACCCGAAGAGAATTTTATTAGATATTGAAGTTGGTGTTCAGAAGATGGGTAAAGACAAAGGCGATAATTATTTTGTTATAGAAAATAGGGAAGAGGCTATAGAATTTGCTTTGAGCAAAGCAAAGCCTAATGACATCGTTATTATTGCTGGGAAAGGGCATGAACCCTATCAGATTATCGGTACCCAGAGATTCCCATTTGATGACCGTGAAGTGGCGCGTAAACTTTTGAAAGGAAAATAG